The Desulfovibrio subterraneus genome has a window encoding:
- a CDS encoding hemolysin family protein has protein sequence MDIALLFALILLNGVFAMSEIALVTARRSRLQKLADNGDSSAATAIRLGEEPTQFLSTVQIGITAIGILNGIVGEAALAGPLAEQLRNLGMAQKTSSIVATTTVVAGITYFSIVIGELVPKRFAQSNAERIARLMARPIALLALLSRPFVCLLSVSTDGLLKLLGKRNHDSGDITEEDIHAILVEGSESGIIEKQEHEMLKNVFRLDDRHIASLMTPRNEIVFLDIEQPFEAHLDFLVASNHSRYPVCRGNLHEVLGVITAKRLLKQQLKGDPPDTITEYLQPAVYVPESLTGMKLLEQFRESGVQMVFVVDEYGDILGLITLQDLLEALAGEFRPRDPEDVWAVQREDGSLLLDGMIPVSDLKDRLGLKSVPEEGKGRFHTLNGMMMWLFGRVPRTADSTEWQGWRLEVVDLDGNRIDKVMASRLPDPAHRQPDTHN, from the coding sequence TTGGACATCGCCCTGCTCTTTGCCCTGATACTTCTCAATGGCGTTTTCGCCATGTCAGAAATAGCGCTTGTCACCGCCCGCAGAAGCCGCCTGCAAAAACTGGCTGACAACGGCGACAGTTCCGCCGCCACCGCTATCCGGCTCGGCGAAGAGCCCACCCAGTTTCTCTCCACGGTGCAGATCGGCATTACCGCCATTGGCATTCTCAACGGCATTGTCGGCGAGGCTGCGCTTGCCGGTCCTCTTGCAGAGCAACTCCGCAACCTGGGCATGGCACAGAAAACCAGCTCCATCGTGGCCACCACCACTGTTGTGGCGGGCATTACCTATTTTTCCATCGTAATCGGCGAACTGGTTCCCAAACGCTTTGCCCAGTCCAATGCCGAACGCATTGCCCGGCTCATGGCACGGCCCATTGCCCTGCTCGCGCTCCTTTCACGGCCTTTTGTGTGCCTGCTTTCCGTTTCCACCGACGGCCTTCTCAAGCTGCTGGGCAAACGGAATCACGACAGCGGCGACATAACCGAAGAAGATATCCACGCCATACTGGTGGAAGGCTCTGAATCGGGCATCATTGAAAAGCAGGAACACGAAATGCTCAAAAACGTGTTCCGGCTCGACGATCGTCATATTGCCTCGCTGATGACCCCCCGAAACGAGATTGTCTTTCTGGACATCGAACAGCCGTTTGAAGCACACCTGGACTTCCTTGTCGCTTCCAACCATAGCCGTTACCCCGTATGCCGGGGAAACCTGCATGAGGTACTCGGCGTCATTACGGCCAAGCGCCTGCTCAAGCAGCAGCTCAAAGGCGATCCCCCTGATACCATCACGGAATACCTGCAACCCGCAGTCTATGTTCCGGAATCTCTCACCGGCATGAAGCTGCTGGAACAGTTCCGCGAATCCGGCGTGCAGATGGTCTTTGTCGTGGATGAATACGGCGATATTCTTGGCCTTATCACCCTGCAGGACCTGCTGGAAGCGCTGGCAGGCGAGTTCAGACCCCGTGACCCCGAAGACGTGTGGGCCGTGCAGCGTGAAGACGGCTCCCTGCTGCTGGACGGCATGATTCCCGTATCCGATCTCAAGGACCGCCTTGGCCTCAAATCTGTGCCGGAAGAAGGCAAGGGCCGCTTCCATACGCTGAACGGGATGATGATGTGGCTCTTCGGCCGGGTGCCACGCACGGCTGACAGCACGGAATGGCAGGGTTGGCGGCTTGAGGTGGTAGACCTTGACGGCAACCGAATAGACAAGGTCATGGCCAGCCGTCTGCCCGACCCTGCACACAGGCAGCCGGATACACACAACTAA
- a CDS encoding ABC transporter substrate-binding protein — translation MTLRENLLRKSMLSTLMTLSLLLAASVCGAKTPVTDALGNPVTVTNAQHVICSGSGCLRLLVYLQAQDRIVAVDDIETRRRSFDARPYALANPQFKTMPIFGEFRGHDNSELILGLQPQPQIIFKTNPAAGYDAGELQQKTGITVVPLDYGNLTDKRQTLYSSLRVMGEVLGKQQRAEEVIAFFEDQIAQLAKRCESINTADAPSVFLGGVAFKGPHGFQSTEPAYPPFMFVKTRNLALESGKVASTTTQNANISKEMIVVWNPDYLFLDLATLQLGEETSGLHELQTDPAYATLHAVKRDAAYGVLPYNWYTQNFGSILANAWYTGTLLYPDAFADIDPAVQADRIYTFLVGKPVFAEMNAMFGGLAFSPLPLR, via the coding sequence ATGACGCTGCGTGAAAACCTGTTGCGGAAAAGCATGCTGTCCACTCTCATGACCCTCAGCCTGCTGCTTGCCGCCAGTGTATGCGGGGCAAAGACCCCAGTAACGGATGCGCTCGGCAATCCGGTGACCGTAACCAATGCGCAGCATGTCATCTGTTCCGGCTCCGGCTGCCTGCGGCTGCTGGTCTATCTGCAGGCACAGGACCGCATTGTGGCCGTGGACGACATAGAAACCAGACGCCGCAGCTTTGACGCGCGCCCCTATGCTCTGGCCAATCCCCAGTTCAAGACCATGCCCATTTTCGGAGAGTTCCGCGGGCATGATAATTCCGAGCTTATTCTGGGGCTGCAACCCCAACCGCAGATCATCTTCAAAACCAACCCTGCGGCAGGATACGATGCGGGTGAGCTGCAGCAGAAAACCGGCATCACCGTTGTGCCTCTCGATTACGGCAACCTCACGGACAAACGGCAGACGCTCTATTCCTCGCTGCGCGTTATGGGCGAGGTGCTCGGCAAACAGCAGCGCGCAGAAGAAGTCATTGCCTTTTTCGAAGACCAGATTGCGCAACTGGCGAAACGCTGCGAGAGCATCAACACGGCGGATGCGCCATCCGTCTTTCTCGGCGGGGTGGCCTTCAAAGGCCCACACGGCTTTCAGTCCACCGAACCGGCATATCCGCCCTTCATGTTCGTGAAAACCCGCAACCTTGCGCTCGAATCCGGCAAAGTCGCTTCCACGACCACGCAGAATGCGAACATCTCAAAAGAAATGATCGTGGTGTGGAATCCGGACTACCTTTTCCTCGATCTCGCCACCCTGCAACTGGGTGAGGAAACCAGCGGCCTGCACGAACTGCAGACAGACCCTGCCTATGCAACCCTGCACGCCGTGAAACGCGACGCGGCGTACGGCGTGCTGCCCTACAACTGGTACACCCAGAACTTCGGCTCCATTCTGGCCAACGCCTGGTACACAGGTACGCTTCTCTATCCCGATGCCTTTGCTGACATAGACCCCGCCGTGCAGGCAGACCGCATTTACACGTTCCTCGTGGGCAAGCCGGTCTTTGCGGAAATGAACGCCATGTTCGGCGGGCTGGCCTTCTCGCCCCTGCCTCTGAGGTAG
- a CDS encoding DJ-1/PfpI family protein — MNRRTFSIACLGAMAALAAPATRAFSTQTGSGEQPSASQQAGRIPGKPHIAFLLYEGMTALDLIGPVEVLAGAEFSVDFVAADRNPVFAENRSDRRLGLVPTATYADISSTDILCVPGTSNPYVQIAKHDMIEWVAATGAQAQWVTSVCTGSFILGAAGLLKGYRATSHWSLAPQLAYFGAVPVAERVVHDRNRVTGAGVTSGIDFGLTLLSLLCDTQTAMAKQLVLEYDPHPPFNCGSPRVAEPELVKTVQEQYGGYLKQVAPDAAQLLKEHAARLGVTLPAAS, encoded by the coding sequence ATGAACCGTCGTACCTTTTCCATAGCCTGCCTTGGTGCCATGGCCGCCCTTGCTGCCCCTGCCACCCGCGCCTTTTCCACGCAGACCGGTTCCGGAGAGCAGCCGTCCGCTTCACAGCAGGCAGGACGGATACCGGGCAAGCCGCACATCGCCTTTCTGCTCTATGAGGGCATGACCGCGCTGGACCTCATCGGTCCAGTGGAGGTGCTTGCCGGTGCCGAATTCTCCGTGGACTTTGTGGCGGCAGACCGTAATCCCGTGTTTGCCGAGAACCGGTCAGACAGGCGGCTGGGCCTTGTTCCCACGGCAACCTACGCTGACATTTCGAGCACGGATATTCTCTGCGTACCCGGCACAAGCAACCCGTATGTGCAGATCGCAAAGCACGACATGATCGAATGGGTTGCCGCAACGGGCGCGCAGGCGCAGTGGGTAACCAGCGTGTGCACAGGCTCATTCATCCTCGGTGCGGCGGGTCTGCTCAAAGGCTACAGGGCCACATCACACTGGAGCCTTGCCCCGCAGCTCGCCTATTTCGGCGCGGTGCCGGTTGCAGAGCGAGTTGTGCACGACCGCAACCGCGTGACAGGAGCAGGCGTCACCTCGGGTATAGACTTTGGCCTCACCCTGCTCTCACTGCTGTGCGACACCCAAACGGCCATGGCTAAGCAGCTTGTGCTTGAATATGATCCGCACCCGCCGTTCAACTGCGGCTCTCCCAGGGTGGCGGAACCCGAACTCGTCAAAACAGTGCAGGAACAATATGGTGGCTATCTCAAGCAGGTTGCCCCCGATGCAGCACAACTGCTGAAGGAACACGCCGCACGGCTGGGGGTAACACTCCCAGCAGCGTCGTAA